The following are encoded in a window of Pseudomonas sp. JQ170C genomic DNA:
- a CDS encoding LysR family transcriptional regulator ArgP has translation MFDYKLLSALAAVIEQAGFERAAQVLGLSQSAISQRIKLLEARVGQPVLIRANPPSPTDVGRQLLNHVQQVRLLERDLQRQVPALNEEGMPERLRIALNADSLATWWAGAVGVFCAEQQVLLDLVVEDQEVGLKRMRAGEVAACLCGSERPVAGARSSPLGAMRYRALASPAFMARYFPHGFDAARLPRTPALVFGPDDFLQHRYLASLGIADGFLHHLCPSSEGFLRMTEAGLGWGLVPELQVREQLAGGRLVEISADKPIDVPLYWHHWRNGGQLLAQLTEHLRHTARQWLVPL, from the coding sequence ATGTTCGACTACAAACTGCTTTCAGCGCTCGCCGCCGTCATCGAACAGGCCGGATTCGAGCGTGCCGCCCAGGTGCTGGGGCTGTCCCAGTCGGCGATCTCCCAGCGCATCAAATTGCTCGAAGCGCGGGTCGGGCAACCGGTGCTGATACGGGCCAACCCGCCCAGCCCCACCGATGTCGGGCGCCAGTTGCTCAACCATGTGCAGCAAGTGCGGCTGCTTGAACGCGACCTGCAACGCCAGGTGCCGGCGCTGAACGAGGAGGGCATGCCCGAACGCCTGCGCATCGCCCTGAACGCCGACAGCCTGGCGACCTGGTGGGCCGGCGCGGTGGGGGTCTTCTGTGCAGAGCAGCAGGTGCTGCTGGATCTGGTGGTCGAGGACCAGGAGGTTGGGCTCAAGCGCATGCGGGCCGGTGAAGTGGCGGCTTGCCTGTGTGGCAGCGAACGGCCGGTGGCCGGTGCGCGCAGTTCTCCGCTGGGGGCGATGCGCTACCGGGCGCTGGCAAGCCCCGCCTTCATGGCCCGTTACTTTCCCCATGGCTTCGATGCCGCGCGGTTGCCGCGCACGCCGGCGCTGGTGTTTGGCCCGGATGACTTTCTGCAGCATCGCTACCTGGCCTCACTGGGGATTGCAGACGGCTTTCTGCACCACCTGTGCCCTTCTTCCGAAGGCTTTTTGCGCATGACCGAAGCGGGGCTCGGCTGGGGACTGGTGCCGGAGTTGCAGGTTCGCGAGCAACTGGCCGGTGGCCGCCTGGTAGAAATTTCCGCGGATAAACCCATCGATGTGCCGTTGTACTGGCATCATTGGCGCAATGGCGGGCAATTGCTCGCGCAACTGACCGAGCATCTGCGCCACACGGCCCGGCAATGGCTGGTGCCCTTGTAG
- a CDS encoding LysE/ArgO family amino acid transporter has product MWQSYLNGLLVAFGLIMAIGTQNAFVLAQSLRREHHLPVAALCVFCDALLVAAGVFGLATVLAQNPTLLAVARWGGAVFLIWYGSKALLRACSTQSLQQTEGQGLRSRRAVLLSALAVTLLNPHVYLDTVLLIGSLGAQQTVPGAYVAGAASASLVWFFTLALGAAWLAPWLARPGTWRLLDLMVAVMMFAVAAQLILT; this is encoded by the coding sequence ATGTGGCAAAGCTACCTGAACGGCTTGCTGGTCGCCTTCGGCCTGATCATGGCAATCGGTACCCAGAACGCTTTCGTCCTGGCCCAGAGCCTGCGCCGCGAACATCACCTGCCGGTGGCTGCCCTGTGCGTGTTCTGCGATGCCCTCCTGGTCGCTGCCGGGGTGTTCGGCCTGGCCACGGTGCTGGCCCAGAACCCGACGTTGCTGGCCGTGGCCCGTTGGGGTGGCGCCGTGTTCCTGATCTGGTACGGCAGCAAGGCGCTGCTGCGCGCCTGTTCGACCCAGAGCCTGCAACAGACCGAAGGCCAGGGCCTGCGCTCGCGCCGGGCGGTGCTGCTCAGCGCCCTGGCGGTAACCCTGCTCAACCCCCACGTGTACCTCGATACCGTCCTGCTGATCGGCTCGCTGGGTGCCCAGCAGACGGTGCCGGGTGCCTATGTGGCCGGCGCGGCCAGTGCCTCTTTGGTGTGGTTCTTCACCCTGGCACTGGGTGCGGCCTGGCTGGCCCCCTGGCTGGCACGTCCCGGCACCTGGCGCCTGCTCGATCTGATGGTGGCGGTGATGATGTTCGCCGTGGCGGCCCAGTTGATTCTCACCTGA
- a CDS encoding superoxide dismutase, translating to MAFELPPLPYAHDALQPHISKETLEYHHDKHHNTYVVNLNNLVPGTEFEGKTLEEIVKTSSGGIFNNAAQVWNHTFYWNCLAPNAGGQPTGALAEAINAAFGSFDKFKEEFTKTSVGTFGSGWGWLVKKADGSLALASTIGAGCPLTSGDTPLLTCDVWEHAYYIDYRNLRPKYVEAFWNLVNWKFVAEQFEGKTFTA from the coding sequence ATGGCTTTTGAATTGCCGCCGCTGCCTTACGCACACGACGCCCTGCAGCCGCATATTTCCAAGGAAACCCTGGAATACCACCACGACAAGCACCACAACACCTATGTCGTGAACCTGAACAACCTGGTGCCAGGCACCGAGTTCGAAGGCAAGACTCTGGAAGAGATCGTCAAGACCTCCTCGGGCGGTATCTTCAACAACGCCGCTCAAGTCTGGAACCACACCTTCTACTGGAACTGCCTGGCTCCTAACGCCGGCGGCCAACCAACCGGCGCCCTGGCTGAAGCCATCAACGCCGCGTTCGGCTCTTTCGACAAGTTCAAGGAAGAGTTCACCAAGACTTCCGTCGGCACCTTCGGCTCCGGCTGGGGCTGGCTGGTGAAAAAGGCTGACGGTTCCCTGGCCCTGGCCAGCACCATCGGCGCCGGTTGCCCGCTGACCAGCGGCGACACCCCGCTGCTGACCTGCGACGTCTGGGAGCACGCCTACTACATCGACTACCGCAACCTGCGTCCGAAGTATGTCGAGGCATTCTGGAACCTGGTCAACTGGAAATTCGTAGCTGAGCAGTTCGAAGGCAAGACCTTCACTGCCTAA
- a CDS encoding putative bifunctional diguanylate cyclase/phosphodiesterase has protein sequence MPCAWIKETPLKLELKNSLSVKLLRVVLLSALVVGVVLSCAQIVFDAYKTRQAVANDAQRILDMFRDPSTQAVYSLDKEMGMQVMEGLFQDESVRMAAIGHPNETMLAEKNRPLQESPTRWLTDLILGQERTFTTQLVGRGPYSEYYGDLSITLDTASYGKGFLVNSVIIFISGVLRALAMGLVLYLVYHWMLTKPLSKIIEHLTQINPDRPSQHQIPLIKGHELNELGLWVNTANQLLASIERNTHLRHEAENSLLRMAQYDFLTGLPNRQQLQQQLDKILVDAGRLQRRVAVLCVGLDDFKGINEQFSYQTGDQLLLALADRLRGHSGRLGALARLGGDQFALVQADIEQPYEAAELAQSILDDLEAPFALDHQEIRLRATIGITLFPEDGDSTEKLLQKAEQTMTLAKTRSRNRYQFYIASVDSEMRRRRELEKDLREALPRNQLYLVYQPQISYRDHRVVGVEALLRWQHPELGMVPPDQFIPLAEQNGNIIAIGEWVLDQACRQLREWHDQGFSELRMAVNLSTVQLHHNELPRVVNNLLQIYRLPPRSLELEVTETGLMEDISTAAQHLLSLRRSGALIAIDDFGTGYSSLSYLKSLPLDKIKIDKSFVQDLLDDDDDATIVRAIIQLGKSLGMQVIAEGVETAEQEAYIIAQGCHEGQGYHYSKPLPARELTAFLKQAQRNQLSIL, from the coding sequence ATGCCATGCGCATGGATTAAGGAAACCCCATTGAAGCTGGAACTCAAGAACAGCTTATCGGTCAAGTTGCTCAGGGTTGTACTGCTCTCGGCACTGGTAGTTGGTGTCGTCCTCAGTTGCGCGCAGATCGTCTTCGATGCCTACAAGACTCGTCAGGCAGTGGCCAATGACGCCCAGCGAATCCTCGACATGTTCCGCGACCCTTCCACCCAGGCCGTCTACAGCCTGGACAAGGAAATGGGCATGCAGGTCATGGAGGGGCTGTTCCAGGATGAGTCGGTGCGCATGGCCGCCATCGGCCACCCCAATGAAACCATGCTGGCGGAGAAAAACCGTCCGCTGCAGGAATCCCCGACCCGCTGGCTGACCGACCTGATCCTGGGCCAGGAGCGCACCTTCACCACGCAATTGGTGGGCCGCGGCCCCTATAGCGAGTATTACGGCGACCTGAGCATCACCCTGGACACTGCCAGCTACGGCAAAGGGTTTCTGGTCAACTCGGTGATCATCTTCATTTCCGGGGTGTTGCGCGCCCTGGCCATGGGCCTGGTGCTGTACCTGGTCTATCACTGGATGCTGACCAAGCCGCTGTCGAAGATCATCGAGCACCTTACCCAGATCAATCCCGACCGCCCCAGCCAGCACCAGATCCCGCTGATCAAGGGCCACGAACTCAACGAGCTGGGGCTGTGGGTCAACACGGCCAATCAGTTGCTGGCCTCTATCGAGCGCAACACCCATCTGCGCCATGAGGCCGAGAACAGCCTGCTGCGCATGGCCCAGTACGACTTTCTCACCGGCCTGCCCAATCGCCAGCAACTGCAACAGCAGCTGGACAAGATCCTGGTCGATGCCGGCCGCCTGCAACGCCGGGTGGCGGTTCTGTGCGTCGGCCTCGACGACTTCAAGGGCATCAACGAGCAATTCAGCTACCAGACCGGCGACCAATTGCTGCTGGCCCTGGCCGATCGCCTGCGTGGCCACAGTGGCCGGCTCGGCGCCCTGGCGCGCCTGGGGGGCGATCAGTTTGCCCTGGTCCAGGCCGATATCGAACAACCCTACGAAGCGGCGGAACTGGCCCAGAGCATCCTCGATGACCTGGAAGCCCCCTTTGCCCTCGACCACCAGGAAATCCGCCTGCGCGCCACCATCGGCATCACCCTGTTCCCCGAAGACGGCGACAGCACCGAGAAGCTGCTGCAAAAGGCCGAGCAGACCATGACCCTGGCCAAGACCCGCTCGCGCAATCGCTACCAGTTCTATATCGCCAGCGTCGACAGCGAGATGCGCCGCCGTCGCGAACTGGAGAAAGACCTGCGCGAAGCCCTGCCACGCAATCAGTTGTACCTGGTCTATCAACCGCAGATCAGCTACCGCGACCACCGCGTGGTCGGCGTCGAGGCCCTGTTGCGCTGGCAGCATCCGGAGCTGGGCATGGTCCCGCCGGACCAGTTCATCCCCCTGGCCGAGCAGAACGGCAACATCATCGCCATTGGCGAGTGGGTGCTCGACCAGGCGTGCCGACAACTGCGCGAATGGCACGACCAGGGCTTCAGTGAACTGCGCATGGCGGTCAATCTGTCGACCGTGCAGTTGCACCACAATGAACTGCCGCGGGTGGTCAACAACCTGCTGCAGATCTACCGCCTGCCGCCCCGCAGCCTGGAGCTGGAAGTCACCGAAACCGGCCTGATGGAAGACATCAGCACCGCCGCCCAGCACTTGCTCAGCCTGCGTCGCTCCGGTGCGTTGATCGCCATCGACGACTTCGGCACCGGCTACTCCTCGCTCAGCTATCTGAAATCGCTGCCGCTGGACAAGATCAAGATCGACAAGAGCTTCGTCCAGGACCTGCTCGATGACGACGACGATGCCACCATCGTCCGGGCCATCATCCAGCTGGGCAAGAGCCTGGGCATGCAGGTCATCGCCGAGGGCGTGGAAACCGCGGAGCAGGAGGCCTACATCATTGCCCAGGGCTGCCATGAAGGTCAGGGCTACCACTACAGCAAACCCTTGCCCGCGCGGGAGCTGACAGCCTTCCTCAAGCAGGCGCAACGCAATCAGCTTTCTATTCTGTAA